The genomic DNA CATACCGAAAAGGACGATAAGGGCAAGCGGAGCCTGTTTAGCCGGTTTATTGCGGTGGAACCAGATGGACATGCGCTTGGAAGGATAGCAAGcttggttgaggaggaaCAGGCGTTGCGGGGGAGGGCGGAGAGTATCGTGGATTTGGTTAATGGGGCGGATATTTTGGATGCTGGGGCGGCGGGGGCGAATGGGGCGAGACGGGGTGGGATGTTTGTTGTGAGGGTTAATTGAATGCCTTGAAAGGAAAAAGTTGTACATAATAATATCGATGAGTTAGGCTATAAATTGTTGAATGTCAGCATACTACATACGTATTTGATTTTCTCGGCACATTGAAGGCTTGCCCTTTCCGTTTTGGTGCTCACCCCTCGCTGCTTTTAGCTCACTGAGTAGCTCTGAGCAGCCTGAGCTGAGCACTGAGCAGAGGGTGAGCCGATGGGCGAGCAACCTGAGTAAGGCAGCCTCAATAAAATGCACCATGCTAGTATTCCTTCTTCCCCCTGGTCAATGCGCtggcatcatcaatctgACGGTCAACTGTGGCCATGTCTTTGTCTCTTGTTAAAATATCTAGATTGAGCTCGGGTGAAGTTCCAGTCCGCTCCTGGGATCGATCTGAGTCCAAGGAGCATGCTCAAAGCTCCCAGGAACATAACCGGCCATCCTGTGAGCTAGGATGAGATCCATGGGAGATTGAAAGCTCCCATGACCAACGCTCATATCAGAGCTTTAGTTTCGGAACCATGGAGGTGTAGATCTATCATCTCTAATTTTAGTTCCTAAAGGCTTAGTGTAGTTATAAGACGAATATTGTCTAATAGAACATTTTACGTGGATGTGCACTAAGCTAACTAGTAACTAGTTACTAAAGGAGCGAATAGCTGACTGTTCTTTCAGGCATAAGTCAGGCAGCAGTTGGTAACGAtgcggtaaggaacctctatattccgacatcGAGCTTTTGGTATGGGTAGTTGGTTGTATTGGAAGGTGGCCGGTCGGAGTCGACCTAACTATCTGATAAGCCTAAGCGAGGACGGCCTTGGCATCACGAGCCATGCCTGGTACGTACTTCTAATCTTTCTGTATCTGTCCATCAGTTCCGCTCAACAATATTTTCAAAGAAACAGAGCTATTCGCACATTCTTTGGGAACAGACAGACTAGAGGTTACTTGTTAAGTTCAACATGTCAACCCTCAATATGAACCCTGAATACTCAGACGACTTCGAGGACAAGCCGCTCCCCTTGAAACTGTATTCCGAAtacgacgatgaagaagatctACCAATAAAGAAGAGACTAGAGGCCCTGGTCAACGGGGATATGAGCCCAAGCCAGGCGGCCATCGATTTTGACACCACTATCACTGAAGTAACCAATCGAAGGCAGAAGGAGATGATGAAACGGCCAGACCCGCAGGCTCTCACACCAGAAGAAAGAGCCCAAGGGGTTAACATGTACGACCTCGTACCAAATCCTAGGCTAGCTATCCACACGATATTCCTATCAATTGCCCGATTATGTTCAGCATTTCCCCCCTATCACCCTGGACAGAATCAGATTGTTGAATTTCTTGAGGCACTGCGAGCCCTTCCACGGCATGAGGTTTATACAGGTTGTCCTTCTGAAGACCCCAATGAACCTTATCCCACTGTGCTATTGTGGCCACTTGAAGGAAATTGGGAAGCAGTCGCTGAATTATTTGATTATGAGATAACATGTATGTATACTCTAGCCAAACTCTCTCAAGATAATCATGTCTGATATTCTACCTCTCTAGCCTGCTACCCTCCCTATCGCTGGCGCAACTACAATTCTGCTATGGCGCGCCTAACCTGTTCAGGCTTGGTTGACTGTGGTTTTCTGAGTTCCCTAGATGACATACTGCTGTCCAGTGATGAATACCCAGATTTGCAGAAGCGTCCAATCGATGGACCGAATAAGATTGGCAACTTTATGCTTGGAGCTGCCCAGTGGATTATGTGGTCAGACGAATGTCACTATGTCTACCAGCAATGTAAAAAGGTGGAAAGCGTGTCAGGGTTACGCCAAATGTGGAGTATGGAGCGCTGGAGGGAGTGGAAGCATCAGTTTGCCTTTGTGGCTGGTGATGAGCGATTTGTCCAGAAATACCGGGAGGTGGCAGAACGATCACATCGTCAAATGCTTATCTGTGAGAGTGAGGACACGGCTGAGTAACAGTACAGGAAATGTCAGATAAAGTAGAACTCCGGGAACATACTCTCAGACTGATTTTAGACATAATTCATCATGCCGATATTCGCTGTAAACCTATTCTTATAACATGGATTGGTGGCCTGGGCACGAGGTTTAGTGTTGTAGGTGACATGATATTATATTCCGTAGGTACTGTCTAGGCAGATACGACGCGGATGCCTAATGGTCCTCAAATAAATAATCACATTGACTCAATCAAAACTACTGCTCTTGCTCTTTTTATCCTATCTCCCACCGTCAACCTCCATGCGATTTTCTGATAACTGTACGGTGGAGGGATAGATTTATTCTTTCCACATCATCATGCTTTCAAAGCAACCCCAAGCTTTTCAAATCATCTTCTCGCAGGGCTCAGGGGCACGCCAGAAAATTGGTTTCAGCATCTCTGTCAGTCCAAGAATCCCCGACAGCTGATCAGTACTCTGTTATCAAGTCGACAGACATTTGAGAACAAGGTGAAGATTCTTCTTGTGATGCCAAAGTTAGCCACCAAGCAGTTGATTGATATGAGGTAGCTTGAGTCCAGGCTAGTAGAACATGGTCATTACCAACTTGCCCAGATTGTACGTTAGCATATTTTCTGGGAGCTAAATGAAAATACAAGGAATGTCTTGAGGGTGGGGTCTCAGCACACAGTTGAGGCTGACATTGAGGCTTGCTGGATCATTCAGAGAGACCCATATCCAAGCAGAAGTCTATGCATTGAAAAAATCATTGAAAATAGATGGTACAGACTCTGCTAAAAAGCACCGACTTGATGCATATGAACAGATGCTGCAACAGTTGAACACTTCGTATTGGACCAATCAGAGATTGATCTGGAAGTTGAAGGGATATTTACCCATAGGTGTTATCACTAGAGCTTTCAAAGCATTCAGAGAGAACCAAGGCTGGTATCTTGACACATGGTTATATCAGGATTGTGCAGGACGCGGTGAATGCTGTGTACGGGGATGTGGATGCTGTATAAAATGATAGCGCATCGTAGTAAGCCTCGAGGACACTGTACCAGCGCCTGTGTCTGTTGTATTCGTGCACAGGGGCGGCTCACAAGTGAGTATGACAGGCAAAGTGACATGGATGATTTCCCATTTGATGACTATAGTTGCTAATAATTCAGCATACTCAAAACAAATAACTATTCCGAGAATACATCTGGGGATTAAGCAGTCTGGATGAAAGGGGATTGTATGGATCTTATTGGTAACGAGATATGGCAAAGACAGGGGCGGCAGAATCTTTTGCTCGGGTTCTGTTATTGACCCTTTGAAATCAATATGATAGTCTATTTTCTCCATGATCTTTTTTGTTTTGGCTGAAATGTAGATGAACGGCACAGATGGGTTCATGACGAAAAAAACGACATACGTACCACTAATCAACATGAAACGCATTCGGATGTCAGAAAAT from Aspergillus chevalieri M1 DNA, chromosome 1, nearly complete sequence includes the following:
- a CDS encoding uncharacterized protein (COG:S;~EggNog:ENOG410PXX7;~InterPro:IPR022085;~PFAM:PF12311;~antiSMASH:Cluster_1.1) encodes the protein MNPEYSDDFEDKPLPLKLYSEYDDEEDLPIKKRLEALVNGDMSPSQAAIDFDTTITEVTNRRQKEMMKRPDPQALTPEERAQGVNMYDLVPNPRLAIHTIFLSIARLCSAFPPYHPGQNQIVEFLEALRALPRHEVYTGCPSEDPNEPYPTVLLWPLEGNWEAVAELFDYEITSCYPPYRWRNYNSAMARLTCSGLVDCGFLSSLDDILLSSDEYPDLQKRPIDGPNKIGNFMLGAAQWIMWSDECHYVYQQCKKVESVSGLRQMWSMERWREWKHQFAFVAGDERFVQKYREVAERSHRQMLICESEDTAE